CTTGGAAGCCTGGGTCTGTGGAAAGGGAGGAAAGCTAGCCATAAGCAAAGACCTTTCAATCAAATCAGAGATCCTGCAGCTCTCCAGGACTATTTGTACTAGTGAGTGGAAACAGAGTACAGCAGTTGTTTCATCGTGTGTTCAAGGGGAAATATTCGGAATTCAGAAATAGAGATTTAAAGATGAGACAGTAAAATTCATAATAACTTGTCCAAAACAACTAAACAGGCTTGAAAACTTTCATAAGATTTTTGTCTTGTATAAAGGAAGCGttaaagggagcagatgtagctcagtggttgagcacctgcttcccacgtacaaggtcctgggttcaatccctgggacatcctaaggaaaaaaaaaagaagctttaattaaagaaaagaacaaacattGTGAGGCACCTCACCCACCAACCCTGCCGTTATTAGAAGTACTTTGTCATCATTATTTTAGATTTATGTACATCCATAAAAGTTAATTTACTCTGAATTGAGAAGTCTATTTTATTATTGTGTGTCCTATGCTTACATTTCAAAAATCAGAAACAACTCCCTCAAGATacaattgtgattttttttccttacctcTTTCGGTTTTAGTAGTCCAGAATAGATTGGATGATTTGGGGTATTGTTTTTATCCTAAGATTAGCCTAACTTGTAAAGAAACTGGAGAACTTTTCCTTCATCCCTTATTTTCCtaccattttaaaatgaaagggaaatttatgtatgttttaatgtccttgttgctaaagcaaataccgtGCAAtcagttgacttaaacaacaggaatttactggctcatggttttgagcctagaagtccaaatcaaggcctcatcaaggcaaagctttcttccccaaaactggcattctggggctggctgccagggatcCTTAGTCCTTGGATCCTCTGccacatagcaatgcacatggcagcctttctagcctctcatttcttttttgggTTCTATTGACCTTTAGCTTCTTGTTTCACATGGCTTTCCCTCTCTGAGtatgaattttattctgcttataaagaactccagtaataataTTAAGAACCAACCTGACtgagatgggccacaccttaattgaaggaacttcatcaaaaggtcctatttaaaatggccccacacacatataaatggattaagttttataaaaatgtttttctggggtacaaagtTCCAAACCACCATAATGCATAACTaagtaatttattatttttaatggaatttaaTTTGTAAAGAAGGACctttcttttaattattcttCCCTAAATGGTGAAGACAATATAAAAAATACCATAATAAAAATTGAAGCCACCCTGCATTTAATCTTTGGCATACACAAAATAACCCACCAATTTAGGCATTATCATGTAGTGGATAAGAATATGGACTCCAGGGCCAAATGGCTATTGTTTGAGTCCCAGTTCTAGCAATCTTCAGTGTGTAACATTGacaaagttatttaacctctttatgcctgtttctcaactgtaaaatggagataatgaaaGTATTCCTTAAAAGGTTGTTGTGAGGTTTACATGTTGTAATAAAGTATCAATCACATAATAAAAGCTATGTATATCTTTGCAATTATTATTACTTTCACTCAATTCCCTTAAGTCAAAAATGAAACTAAGCTAAATGGCAACTTGGtgaatcaatttaaaaattaactcgaGCTATTTGAACTAATAACAACATGTTAAAAAATAGGGAGATGATTAGGAagaaaaacttttccatcatttgcATCTCCAGATTTAGAGCTCAGAAGATTTAGAGATAAACAAATACAATGAATTTGGAAATGATACATCAACCGCTTCTACCTATGACATGAATAGAGGGAGATATGAGGACTCTCCCCTTCACATGTTAGGGAAACATTTTCCCTCAGTCACCAAAGAGGAGCGACAACTCAGGATGATGGAAATCTCAACTCCCCAGAAAATGAATTGTCACCACTTCTCATCACCTTCATTTTAACAGCTTTAGGCACTGAATGCATCGTTGGAATCCTCACAAATGGATTCATCATGGCTATAAACGCAGTTGAATAGGTTCAGAAAAAGGCAATTTCCACAAGTGGCAGGATCCTGTTTTTCCTGAGTGTATCCAGAATAACTCTTCAAAGCTTCATGATGCTAGAAATTACCGTCAGCTAGACATTCCCCCGTTTTTATAACCAAGATGCTGTACGTAATGCATTCAAAGCAAGTTTCATGTTCTCAAATTATTGCAgcctctggtttgcagcctggCTCAGTTTCTTCTACTTTGTGAAGATTGTAGATTTCTCCTATCACCTTTTCCTCAATCTGAAGAGGAGAATTTCTGAGTTGATGCCCTGGCTTCTGTGGCTGTCGGTGTCCATTTCCTTAGGCTACAGCATGCTCTTCCGTCAGGGTATCTACACTGTGTATTGTAATGATTCTTTTTCTATCCCCTCCTCCAACTCCACTATGAagaaatacttcactgagaccaaTATGGTCAACCTGATTCTTCTCTACAACCTGGGGATCTTCATTCCTCTCGTCATGTTCGTCTTCTAGCCACCCTGCTGATTATCTCTCTCAAGAGACACACCCTACACATGGAAAGCAATGCCACTGCCCAGCATGAAGTTATCAAATTTATCAGCTACTTTCTCATTCTTTACATTTTCAATGCAATTGCTCTTTTTGTCTATATGTCCAATACCTTTGATAACAATAGTTCTCGGAATATTTTATGCAAAATCATCATGGCTGCCTACCCTCCTGGTCACTCAGTGCTGGTGATCTTGAACAACCCTGGGCTAAGAAGAGCCTGGAAGAAGCTTCAGCACCAAGTTCATCTTTACCTGAAAGGGTAGACCTGTGACCAACACCAAGGAGTATATAACACCTAGCTGATCAGTCTGCTTTCCCTCTTCTAGACCTCTCTCTTACCTCCTTTTTAGTCCCTGAGATCTGATCCTTTCACctgatgggttttgttttttttttttggtattgaaGATTGATCTTaacttctctcttatttctttgtgatccttaaaatattctttagctATGCCTTCTCTATCTACCTCCCATTGCTATTCCTAAACATTGATTCTCTaggggagattttttaaaatactaatacCCAGGCCTTACCTTAGATCAATTAAGTCAGAGTTTCTGGTGTTGGAATTCAGACATTTTTAAATCTTTACCAAGTGATTCTAATGTTCATCCAGAGTTAATATAGGTACCAGTTTTGAGGCAGATTCTGCAATTTGGGCTCCTAATAactcttctctttccccctccgtgtgttttttttttaaagatttatttatttatttatttcccccttctctcccctgcccccagttgtctgcttctctgtgtctattcactgcgtaaAAAAGTTCTTCTatgatcacttctatccttatcagcagcaccaggaatgtttctttttgttgtgtcatcttgtgtcagctctccatgtgtgtggcaccatttttgggcaggctgcactttctttcatgctgggcggctctcctcacagggtgcactccttgcgcatggggcatccttatgtgggggacacccctgcgtggtagggaactccttgcgtgcatcagcactgctcatgggccagctccacacgggtcaaggaggcccagaatttgaaccgtagacctcccatggggtaggaatatgccctatccattgggccaagtctgcttcccctccatGTGCTTTTGGGAAAATGTCAGCTGAGGGTGGATACTGGACATAATAGATTCAAATTATTCAAGAAGCCGTCTGAGCAGAAGTTGGAAATGCATTTTTTTCCATCCTCCAAAGACATAATCTGAATAATTTGGAAATAGCTATCAAAATTATAGTGCATAAAACATGCTTCAACCTAAAAATCACTAAGAATTTTTCTATAAGATCTAGTcatacatatgcaaaaatagGTATAGAAGGGTCTTCATTGCATGTTGTTCATTAATTAGGGAATTAGGGGACTAGTATATCCATGAAATAGACTATTACGTAACCACTTCTAAAATGAGATAAATTCACGTGTTCTGAAAGAAAAGGcctccaatatatttttaagtgcCAAAATGAACTATTTCGTGATtccatttatgtttcttttttaaggtaaaatatatgtatattgtttgtgtatgtgtgtaaagtTTCTGGGGGGAATCCACCAAAATCAATTAACAGAGCACTTTTGACATTGTCTGGAGATCATTGAAGCATTTGTACTTAATTTTATACCTTTCTGCATTCTTTGAActatttagaatatatatatataaatgtcaaaattttaaaagatttatattgtttttttattagagagctAATTAAGGAAAGGTTTGAGGAAGAGGACTATGCATCTTAATTTGTTGATTAAGGCTCTcactatatttttataaaaaatgcaAACTTCCAAAACTTGAAATTTAAATATCTCATTCATCTCACACTAGct
This window of the Dasypus novemcinctus isolate mDasNov1 chromosome 5, mDasNov1.1.hap2, whole genome shotgun sequence genome carries:
- the TAS2R39 gene encoding LOW QUALITY PROTEIN: taste receptor type 2 member 39 (The sequence of the model RefSeq protein was modified relative to this genomic sequence to represent the inferred CDS: inserted 2 bases in 2 codons; substituted 2 bases at 2 genomic stop codons), whose amino-acid sequence is MLGKHFPSVTKEERQLRMMEISTPXENELSPLLITFILTALGTECIVGILTNGFIMAINAVEXVQKKAISTSGRILFFLSVSRITLQSFMMLEITVSXTFPRFYNQDAVRNAFKASFMFSNYCSLWFAAWLSFFYFVKIVDFSYHLFLNLKRRISELMPWLLWLSVSISLGYSMLFRQGIYTVYCNDSFSIPSSNSTMKKYFTETNMVNLILLYNLGIFIPLVMFXLLATLLIISLKRHTLHMESNATAQHEVIKFISYFLILYIFNAIALFVYMSNTFDNNSSRNILCKIIMAAYPPGHSVLVILNNPGLRRAWKKLQHQVHLYLKG